In Deltaproteobacteria bacterium, a single window of DNA contains:
- a CDS encoding SUF system NifU family Fe-S cluster assembly protein, giving the protein MDPLYKEHILEHYKYPRNRGSLDKPDITYKDFNPLCGDEVQIDLHIKDNKVEEVRFQAKGCAISQAATSMLTEMIEGKTLDEVKKIGKQEIMEELGLELGPVRLKCALLCLKVLKSGVYGIKEWPI; this is encoded by the coding sequence ATGGATCCACTTTATAAAGAACATATTCTTGAGCATTACAAATATCCACGCAATCGCGGGTCGCTGGATAAACCGGACATCACTTATAAAGATTTCAATCCCCTCTGTGGCGACGAAGTGCAGATTGATCTGCATATAAAAGACAACAAGGTTGAAGAGGTTCGCTTTCAAGCTAAGGGTTGTGCCATCTCGCAGGCCGCCACATCCATGTTGACCGAAATGATTGAAGGCAAAACTCTGGATGAAGTCAAAAAAATCGGGAAACAGGAAATCATGGAGGAACTGGGACTGGAGCTAGGACCCGTCCGTTTGAAATGCGCCCTACTCTGCTTAAAAGTTTTGAAGAGCGGAGTTTACGGAATAAAGGAATGGCCAATATAA
- a CDS encoding bifunctional 3-phenylpropionate/cinnamic acid dioxygenase ferredoxin subunit, with translation MDHGPKTKKTTQEYAVAKVNEISPGTAKQVEVGEDTIAIFNVNGKFYAIADTCTHAHASLSEGEVEDHTVTCPLHGAQFDIRTGKNLCLPAVEPVQKYNLKIEDDVIKIVL, from the coding sequence ATGGACCACGGACCAAAAACAAAAAAAACGACACAAGAGTATGCCGTCGCAAAGGTAAACGAAATTTCACCGGGAACTGCAAAACAAGTTGAGGTGGGAGAGGACACCATCGCCATTTTCAATGTGAATGGAAAATTTTACGCCATTGCCGATACCTGCACCCACGCCCACGCTTCTCTTTCTGAAGGAGAAGTTGAAGATCACACCGTAACGTGCCCCTTGCACGGCGCGCAATTCGACATCCGAACGGGAAAAAATCTTTGTCTGCCGGCTGTTGAACCCGTTCAAAAATATAATTTAAAAATTGAAGATGACGTCATCAAGATTGTGTTGTAA